In one Myxocyprinus asiaticus isolate MX2 ecotype Aquarium Trade chromosome 29, UBuf_Myxa_2, whole genome shotgun sequence genomic region, the following are encoded:
- the exosc10 gene encoding exosome component 10, giving the protein MAASTSSAASTKHSENLSSAEETEFCPGFKDVDAFVKHGLGAVVAATKASASLPSAGDEFDLYRSFSAFQEFCVSQGDRLLHGMSQIMQHHGCRSHMRDRNKLTGLEDRFDLVVDSNDAILEKVGILLDEASGVSRTQQPVMPTGYQPPKIVVSSWNRRGGDRSTETFHLLHAKNVQRPQLKFKEKVDNSNTPFVSKIFIKPNALKPLPSYFTNKHIRKERPEDLDVPAALADFIHQQRTQEHVDDMFSHPYQYELDHLVMPESLKTKPDPQMYKPFADSSCQFIDTLEDLVALNEKLAKMTEFAVDLEHHSYRSFLGITCLMQISTREEDFIIDTLELRSEMYILNETFTDPTIMKLFHGADSDIEWLQKDFGLYVVNMFDTHHAARCLNLGRNSLDHLLKVYCNVNSDKRYQLADWRIRPLPDEMIKYARADTHYLLYIYDRVRADLYDLGNGQPTLIQQVWSKSRDLCLKKFVKPIFTEDSYMELYRKQKRIFNTQQLAAFRLLYAWRDKLAREEDESTGYILPNHMMMKIAEELPKEPQGIIACCNPTPPLVRQQINELHQLIKQAREIPLLKVEVLAEKRKSLTPKRKPQYSLFGPHDTSRSSESDFLDLSSIETPTKPGVLFAEEDNESMDKDEQLLYSLKATTKISLFAEEEEETTAAPAHLTVAQQKAHSIMASFENPFRMYLPSKDIHISKNAKYDPSTKIYEIRNRWKLQSIEQQQKEAEVKQQAKERAKKAQKERKKAKQSYQESLQNVNTVRQQVMEAKQSGQKRERVASEVGEESLKPNKKVLKTATSEAEQSTTSAPRNQKPKAAQDVPKQNFKPYDYTQSNLKMFDGKSKESSHFDPNRQAHETRQKKNQKGKKKGAMGGKSMSYLPAKSERGFHHNWPKR; this is encoded by the exons ATGGCTGCCTCCACGAGCAGTGCGGCCAGTACAAAACACAGTGAAAATCTTTCATCAGCTGAAGAAACAGAGTTTTGTCCGGGTTTTAAAGATGTCGACGCATTTGTCAAG CATGGACTGGGAGCTGTGGTCGCTGCCACGAAGGCGAGTGCGTCTCTTCCTTCAGCAGGAGATGAGTTTGATCTGTACCGCAGCTTCTCTGCGTTTCAAGAGTTCTGTGTGTCACAGGGAGATCGACTTCTACACGG TATGAGCCAGATAATGCAACACCATGGTTGTAGATCTCACATGAGAGACCGGAACAAACTGACAGGCCTGGAGGACAGATTTGACCTGGTGGTGGACTCAAATGATGCCATTCTTGAGAAAGTG GGCATTCTCCTGGATGAGGCCTCTGGTGTGAGTCGCACCCAGCAGCCTGTGATGCCCACAGGCTATCAGCCACCCAAGATCGTTGTGTCCAGTTGGAATCGCAGG GGAGGAGACCGGAGCACAGAGACCTTTCACCTTCTACATGCCAAAAATGTTCAACGGCCGCAGCTAAAGTTCAAGGAGAAAGTGGATAACAGCAACACCCCCTTTGTCTCCAAAATCTTCATCAAACCCAATGCTTTAAAACCTCTGCCTTCAT ACTTTACCAACAAACACATTCGTAAGGAGAGACCAGAGGATTTGGACGTTCCTGCTGCGCTGGCGGATTTCATCCATCAGCAGAGAACACAAGAACATGTGGATGACAT GTTTTCTCACCCCTACCAGTATGAGCTGGACCATCTGGTCATGCCAGAGAGTCTGAAAACCAAACCTGATCCCCag ATGTATAAACCATTTGCTGACTCAAGTTGTCAGTTCATTGACACTTTAGAAGATCTCGTTGCTCTGAATGAGAAATTGGCCAAGATGACAGAGTTTGCGGTGGATCTTGAG CATCATTCCTACAGAAGCTTTCTAGGAATCACGTGTCTGATGCAGATATCAACACGGGAAGAGGATTTCATTATAGACACGCTGGAGCTGCGCagtgaaatgtacattttaaatgagaCATTCACTGACCCCACCATTATGAAG TTGTTTCATGGTGCTGATTCAGACATTGAGTGGCTTCAGAAGGACTTTGGTCTCTATGTTGTCAACATGTTTGATACCCATCACGCTGCTCGTTGTCTAAACCTCGGCCGAAACTCTCTTGACCATCTTCTGAAAGTATACTGCAACGTGAACTCGGATAAACGCTACCAGTTGGCAGACTGGAGAATACG ACCATTGCCAGATGAGATGATCAAGTATGCTCGTGCTGACACTCACTATCTGCTCTATATATATGATCGAGTCAGAGCTGACCTTTATGATTTGGGCAACGGGCAACCCACCCTCATTCAGCAAGTGTGGTCTAAAAGCAGAGACCTCTGCCTCAAG AAATTTGTGAAGCCTATTTTTACTGAGGACTCGTATATGGAGCTGTACCGTAAGCAGAAGAGGATCTTCAACACGCAGCAGCTGGCAGCCTTCAGACTGCTTTATGCCTGGAGAGATAAACTCGCCCGAGAGGAAGATGAGAGTACAGG GTACATCTTACCAAACCACATGATGATGAAGATTGCTGAGGAGCTTCCAAA GGAGCCACAGGGTATCATCGCATGCTGTAACCCCACACCACCACTAGTGCGTCAACAGATCAATGAACTTCATCAACTCATCAAACAGGCTCGAGAGATTCCCCTACTGAAA GTAGAAGTTCTTGCTGAAAAAAGGAAATCATTAACCCCAAAAAGAAAG CCACAGTATTCATTATTTGGACCGCATGATACCTCCCGCTCATCTGAGAGTGATTTCCTGGACCTCTCTTCCATTG AAACACCAACCAAACCGGGAGTTCTGTTTGCAGAGGAGGACAACGAAAGCATGGACAAAGATGAACAATTGTTGTATAGCCtcaaagcaacaacaaaaatcaGCCTCTTTGCG gaggaggaggaggagacaaCAGCAGCTCCTGCTCATCTGACAGTGGCACAACAGAAAGCACACAGTATCATGGCATCATTTGAGAACCCTTTTCGAATG TATTTACCATCAAAGGACATTCACATATCAAAGAATGCCAAATATGACCCCTCGACAAAGATCTACGAG ATTCGTAACAGGTGGAAATTACAGAGTATTGAGCAGCAGCAGAAGGAAGCTGAAGTGAAACAGCAAGCCAAAGAACGGGCAAAGAAAGCTCAAA AGGAACGCAAGAAAGCCAAACAGAGCTATCAGGAGTCGCTGCAGAATGTGAACACTGTCAGACAGCAAGTGATG GAAGCAAAGCAGTCTGGGCAGAAGAGGGAGAGAGTTGCTAGTGAAGTTGGCGAAGAGAGCCTTAAACCAAACAAGAAAGTCTTGAAGACTGCGACATCAGAGGCTGAGCAGTCGACCACATCTGCTCCGAGAAACCAGAAACCGAAAGCTGCTCAAGATGTTCCCAAACAAAACTTTAAACCTTATGACTACACCCAgtcaaatttaaaaatgtttgatg gaaaatcaaaagagagTTCACATTTTGATCCCAACAGACAAGCACATGAAACCAGGCAAAAG aaaaatcaaaaaggaaaaaagaaaggtgCTATGGGTGGCAAAAGCATGTCTTACTTGCCAGCAAAGTCAGAGAG AGGGTTTCACCATAACTGGCCTAAGAGATAG